A stretch of DNA from Cerasicoccus sp. TK19100:
CGCAAAATGCTTTACGCTGGAGGGCGCATGCCTAATCCTTGGCTGTTTATCCGTCACCCACCTCGCACGATGAGCCTGAATCATGACACCAACACCAACCAGTCCTATGCCCAATGGGGCGAGGACCGGCTCGTATGGGACTTCTTCGGGCACCAGGCCAAGGGCGTGTTCCTGGAGATCGGTGCCAACCACCCCACCCTCCTCAGCCAAACGTATTTGCTGGAGCAACAGGGCTGGACCGGTGTGCTGATCGAGCCTCAGCGCGAGTGCTACGAGTTGCTCGTGGCGCAGCGCCCCGGCAGCCAGGCTTTCCGCTGCGCTGTCACCAGCCCGGAGGGCGTCGGCCAGGCCTACATGAAGATCCCTCCACGCGAGCTCGGCGGCCACGTGATGGCCGAGGTGGTTACCGAGCGCGTCGAAAATGACAATCACTGCTACGAGGAGATCGCCTTACGAACGATCAATGACGTGCTGGCCGAAGCCAAGGTGGGTGCCATTGACTTCATGTCGATCGATATCGAGGGCCTGGAAGTGCCAGCAATGCAGGGGTTTGATTTCGCCAAATACCGGCCCAAGCTGATCTTGATCGAAGACCACTTGGAAGACCTCGGGCGGCATCGTTTTCTGGTCGGCAAAGGCTACAGGTTTGTTCACCGCCTGGGCTCCAACAACTGGTATGTGCCCGCCGACTTCAGCGATTTCACATTGGAAAACCCAATCAGCCGCTTTGAGTATATTCGCAAATTTCACCTGAGCATGCCCTTCCGCAAGCTGCGCATTGGCCTGAAGCGATTGCGGGGTAAGGCCTGACACACAAATCCCAGCGGGCCGTGTATTTAAGCTCTAAAAAGCCGCATCGGCTTGCGATTTAAAATAACCATTGCCTCAATAAACTGAAATGACAGTTTTAATGAACAAGCAGGTTTGCAGATAGTCTTAGCTTAGCGATGTTATATGACCGGCCATACATGCGGGATCGGGCGCCCATTCGTCATGTGGACTACTTTTGGTGGTCCTTCTGGATCTTCGTAGGCGCTTTTCTGATCCAAAACATGCTCGGCGTATGGCTGAATATGGCCGGCTTTCTGTATGAGTGGTTTGCGCTCTCTCCGGCTAACGTCGGCCAAGGCAAAGTGTGGACGATTTTCACCTACAGCCTGATGCACCGCGACTTGTCGCATTTCTTCTATAACGGCCTCATTTTCTTTCTGGCTGGACGCTGGCTATCGCGTGAACTGGCCCCAAAGCGTTACCTCCACCTAATCCTCGGCTCAGTTTTTCTAGGGGGATTAGTATGGCTTGTGCTCCACACGGTGCTGGGTTCATCGGTCGTTCGCGAGATACCCGTAATCGGCTTCTCCGCAGGAACGTCTGGCTTGCTCATGGCCATGCTGCTTATTTGGCCACGAGAAAAGATCGAATTCCTGTTGTTCTTTGTGCTGCCGGTTTCATTCCGCACCAGATCCTTGATCTACGTGTTGCTGGGCATCGAAGTCCTGGGCTTCGTGTTTGTCGAGTTGGCCCTGCTGCTCGGGTTCACCCCAATGCTGCGAGACTCCAGCATTGCTTTTTCCGCGCACTTGGGCGGGGCGCTGGCGGGATACCTGTTTTACCGGATGCTGCAGCGACCGACGCCGATTTTCGAGTCCGTGGCTAAAAAGGTCAGCATTGAACCGGCCAAATGGACCAAAAAGCGCACCCGCGCCTCGACGGGGAAGTTCAAGGTCAACCTCACCAACCGCAAAGACCTGCGCCTCGAGGTGGACCGCATTTTGGACAAGATCAACAAGGAAGGCTTCCAGTCCCTCAATGATGAGGAGAAAAAGGTGCTGGATGATGCGGGAGATTTGTTGAAAAAATAGTCTTTTTCGGCGATAATACCGATTATCCCGCAACTAAATCTGCTAACACTGGTTTCCCGTACGTTATGAACTCCAAGTTGTCACTCTTTGCAGCGCTATGGATTGGAAGTCTCGCTGCCGCTTATTTCGTTGGTCAAAGCACCTCCGAGGAAGCTGAACCATCCGCCGCCACCTCCGCCAGCCAGAAATCCGCCAATGCCAAAATGGTCGACAAAGACGGCGCGCTGATCGCCATCGATGAGGAAGCCGCCGCAGGCCTGATTGCGGAAATCGAAAAAGAAGCGCAGGAGCAATCGCTGGCCGGCTTCACCGCATTGCGCAGTGGCGACTTTAGCCGCACCTCCTGGATGCAGGCCAACGTCGACGCCATGGGCATGAGCGCCAGCCAATTGCAAGACGCGCTCAACGAAGTCCTTGCCATGCCCGCTGGGCGCGAGCGCAACATGCTCGTCTATTCCATGCTGGAGCGCTGGGGCATGCTCGACCCGACCAACGCCCTCGCCTACGCCGATTCACTGACATCGATGGAAATGCGCAGCCGCGGCATCGGCCAGGTGCTCGAAGGCTGGGCCGCCAACGACCCGGTATCGGCCATCAACTGGCTCAACCAGAACGGCTCCGAGCTGTCGGCCCGCATGTATGGCGACTATTTGAATGACATCGTGCAGGGCTACGCCCAGAGCAGCCCGCAGTCCGCCTTTCAGTTTGTCCAGGGCCTGCCCGAAGAAACCGTAGGCGACCGCCGCATCAAGAGCGACGCGCTGGACGAAGTCATTGAGATCATGGTCGAGCAGAACCAGATCAACCAAGCGCTCGAAATGACCCTCGCCCTCGAGCCCGGCAATGCCCGCAACCAGGCACTGGAAGACCTCGTGGACGAATGGGCCGATGTGGACCCGCTCGCCGCCAAAGCCTTTGTCGATAGCATGATTGACGACCCCGCATACGGCGACATGCAGCGCGAACTGCTCAGCGCCTGGGCCGATGACGACCCCGCCGCCGCAGCCGAGTGGCTGAGCAGCCTCGACCCGGAAACGACCGACCAGGCCCGACTGGCCACGTCTCTCGTCGCCAACTGGACACGCTACGACATGGAGGCCGCCGCCAACTGGCTCAACTCTCTGCCGCAAACGCCCGAGCTGGACCGCGCCGTGGGCATCTTTTCCATGCGCGCCGCTCAGGACGATCCGGCCACCGCCCTCACCTGGGCCAACTCCATCAGCAACGAGCAATCCCGCGACCGCCTGGAAAGCATGATCCTCCCCATGCTCCGCGAACAGGACAACGAAGCCTTCGAGGCCTACCTCGCCGACTCCGATTACTCCGACGACAAGAAGCAGCAATTCCGCGAACAGCCTGTCCGTGAGGGTGGCTATCGCGGCTGGGGACGCTGGGGGCGCTAAATTGTCGCAGCCCATCACATTCTCTTTCGCTTGACTACGCGGACAGGTAATTGCAACCTGCCCGTTTTTCCGCTTCATGAATCGCCCTCCCAAGAAAAAGAAGACTCACCAAGATGGACTCGTGGAAGACCCCCGGTTTTCCCGCGAGGAGCTTGAGAATGCCGCACCCCAGCAACCGAAAGCCGAGGGAGACGACCGCAACTTGGTGGAAATCGACGACGCCTTTGCCGAGGCCGATATCGAGGATCGCGCGTGGCTCTACTGGCAGCGCAACAAGGGCACGATCATTGCCGCCATCGTCATCGCCATCCTGGGCGTGGTCGGCGTCAATACCTGGAAGTTGATGCAGGACAACCAAACCGCCGCGCTCCAGGAGGAATACAGCCAATCTCTCGGCGATGCCGAAAAACTTCAGTCATTCGGAGCGGCCAACAGCGACACCACGCTCGGTGGCATCGCGCTGCTCAAGACCGCCGATGACAAATACGCCGCTGGTGATTACCAAGCCGCAATCGGATTTTACCAGCAGTCCCTCACCCCGCTGAAGGACACCATCATCGTCGGTCGCGCAAGCCTCGGCCAAGGCATGGCCCAGATCAAAGCCGGCCAGATTGACGCTGGCAAGGTCACCCTGACTAAGCTGATTGAGTCCACCAGTGTGCTGACTGCCATTCGCGCTGAAGCCGCCCTGGAAGTCGCCCAACTGGAGCTTGCTGCCGGAAACCGCGACGCCGCCAAGGCCCTGCTCGAACGCGTCACCCAGATGGAAGACATCACTTTTTGGAAGAGCATGGCTGAGGGCCTAATCCGCTCGGAAAAGCTCGGCAGCACGGAAAGCCAAGCGAGCCCAAGTCTGTAAACGACTGCGATTACGCGTCAGTTCCGGTCCAGCCGGTCTTCCTGCAGATGACCACGTAGCTGTTTTTCCAGCTGTAGCTGCTGGTTTTCGCGATGCAGGTAGTCCAGAAGCCGCTGGAATCGACGCCGCGCATCCAGTGTTTCAAGCAGTTGCTGCTTGGTATCGATATCCTGGCAAAGCGTGTAGCTGACGAGGTCCACATACGTCTGCGGATCTTTCAACTCCGCGAGAAAATCATACATCTCCTCCGGGTCCTGCTTGGTCAGCTGTTGGTGCAGAGTCACGGCCGCAGAGAGCTTGGACTGATAGCACGAAAGGTGCTCGGCGTCATCCCCGGTCGTGCTCAGCGGCTCAAACTCCGCAACCCGGTAAGGCTGCTCGCTCACAATCCGCACGAAGCGCACCCGGGAAAGCCCCTGGAGGATCAGGTGCGACGCGCCGTCATCCTCACGGTGGCTTGCGCGCACCACGCCGACTGTGGCCACGGGATACGGCGGTTCAAACTCGCCCGTCGTCTGCCCACGCAACTCATCCTCGCGAGCAACGACAAACAAGCGGTCGCCCGAGAGCACATTTTCCAGCATTTGCCGATAGCGCGGCTCAAAGATGTAGAGCGGCAGCATAGCATGCGGGAAAAATACGGTGTTGCTCAGCGTCATGACCGGCAACTCACGCGGAATATTAATCTCTGCGGTCACGTTTAAAACTTAACCGCATCACTGCCGTTCGCAAATCAAAGCTGGGAATATTATTGCGGGGCCACGGTGGTCGTCGTCCGGGGGCGCGAGGGCTCGATGAAGGACTTCACCGAGTTCAGCCACATATCCTGCTGCTCCGGCGTGGAGAGGAACTCAAACCAGTTGATCGCGCGCATGTAATCCACTAAATCCTCCAGGAAGCCGTAGGTGGAAAGCACCTCGTTTTGCTTCTGCACGAAGGCCTGGTTTTGCGCATCGAGCAGATCGACAATGCTCACCCGGCCCACGCGGTATTTCTCGGTGACGATGTCCAAATTCTTCTGGGCGCGGTCAGCGGCAATGCGGCTAAAACGGATGTCGCTGTAGCTGGAACTCAGCGAATACAGTGAGACCAGCACGCGCTCCTCGATGATCTGACGCGTCAACGAGCGGTCGTATTCCCGGCCACGGACGAGCGCCTTTTGCCGCAACACGTTGAAGACGCGGTTGCCCCCCTCGAAGATCGGAATGCTCGCCTGGAAGACGAACTGCCACTCATCCTTGGGCGTATTGGCCGAGCCCGGCAGCGACTCATAGGTGTCCTGCTGGAAGGTGTTCAGGTAATTAAAATTCACTCCGACATCCGGCACGAGGAAGCTGCGCTTGGCGGCACCGAGGCTTAGCTCCTGCGCGGTCACGCGGCGGTCAGCGACCTCCAGCTCCGGCGCGTGAGACATCGCATACTGCATCGAAAACAAGCGGAAACGCTGCGAGCGGGCTTCGCTGGTCAGCAGCTCCACCACGCGGCGCGAGGTGGTGTCGAACGCATCCGAGGACAGACCGATCTGCTCGGCGTCCCAAGTGGTGGCGAGATCGTCCTGCCCCATCACGCGATTCAGCGAGGTCAACGCGGTTTGCACCTGGCTTTCGGCCAACGCAACGGTCGCACGGTCGGATGCCTCAGCCGCTTCAAAACGGTAAACTTCCTCCGGCCCCGAGGTGCCGACATCCAGGCGCACGCGCGCCAGGCCGAGGTTCGTCCGCGTGACGTCCAGATTTTCTTTGGCGATGGCCAGGATGGACTTCGCGGTCAGGTAGCGCAGGTAGGCCACGGAGGAGACTTGGATCACGTCGGACTCCAGGCTCTGCTCCTGGTATTGCGCCACGTAGGATTCTTGCTCGGAAATACGGTAGCCGGTCACGATGTCGTCGTCGTAAACCATCTGCGACACGCCGATGCCCACGCTGTTGGACTGCCGCGGAATGGTGCCCAGCGAGTCGCGCGCGGCGGCGTCGTTGTTGCGCGTGTATTGGTAAACCGCGTTCACCTGCGGCAGCATTTGCGAGAGCGCCTGACGCTGCGCTTCGTAAACGGCCTCCGTGTCTTCGCGGCGGGCGCGCAACTCGTAGTTGGCCTTGATTGCTAGCTCGACGGCCTGCACCAGCGTGAGCGGCACCGCGTTGATCTGCGGTGCCTCGCCACCGATTAGCACGGCGTCGAAGAGCATATCCGTCGGCAGGTCGAAGTTAATCCCCGAGGCGGTGACTATATTCACGTAAAGCTTCTTTTCCACGCGAAAGAGCGCATCGATCTGCGTGGAGGTGCGCCCCTCAAGGAGTTCCTTGATATTGAGCGCGGCGCGGCGGGCCAGCTGTGTGCGGAGATCCGGCATCGTGCCAAACAAAAATCCTTCAGCAACGCCGGACTCCCCCGTCATCGCAAAGGTCGGGATCGCGCGGGCGTTGATGCCGGTAATGTAGTCCTCCAGCTGATCTTCACTCGGGAAGCGAAGTGGCGGGAAAAAGAACACCGCCTCGGCGCGGTCGGGCGTAGCGCGGAGGGAATCCGCCGCCGTTGCGCTGAGCGGAATAAAGCCGTGCGTGATGCCCAGGTCCGTGTCCATCTTGTTGAGCAGCGCGGCGATCTGGCCGTCTTCCTTCACGTCGTTCAGGTAGGCATCCGTCACCGCGTAGAGCACCTTGTCAAAACCGACCAGGTCGTGGAATTTCTTCACGTCGTCCTGCAGCGAAATGTCGGACACGATCACCGATAAATTTTCAATCTGCGAACGGCCGTTCTTAATAAACGGCGCGACGATCTTCGGGTCCTGCACGTATGCACCGATGCAGGGCTTGTTGAGGGTCAACGCGCCGCTGGCCGCCTCCTCCAGGCTGAAGTAGCCTTGCAGGATGACCATATCGATGGATGGATCGTCCAGGGCCCGCTTGAGCGCCAAACGAGCGCCGCCGGGAAACCAGTTTGCATTGAAGTCGGCATCTTCGCGGAAGACCACGGTGTGCTTGCTTTTGAGCAGCGCTGTCGTCTCCTTTTTCACCGCTTCGATCATGGCGTCGAGGATGTAGGACGGCCCGTCGCGCACGATGGCGATGGTGAGCGTAGGCGGGGCTTCCTCCACCGTCACATCAGGACTTTGGGCATAGGAAACGGTGCTCGAGAGCAGTCCGAGACATACAAGGCGCAGCAGCGCGTGGAACCAATTTTTCAACGACATGGTAAATCAAGTAGGTTCTTCAATCGGCTTGGGCTTGCGACCGAATTTCTCCGAAACGGATTGAACGACGTAATAAAGCATCGGCACCACGACCACGCTAACCACGGTGGCGACAACCATGCCGCCAAACACCGCCGTACCAATCGCCTTGCGGCTTTCCGCGCCAGCACCCGTGGCGATGAGCAAGGGGATGACCCCGAGGATAAACGAAAACGCCGTCATCAACACCGCGCGGAAACGCAGACGCGCCGCCGAGAGGGCCGCGTCAAAAATCGGCATCCCGTCGTCACGCTGGGCCTTGGCGAACTCCACGATAAGAATCGCGCTTTTGGTGGATAGGCCAATGAGCAGCACGATGCCGATCTTGGTGTAAATATTGTTGTCGTAGCCGCGCGCCATGAGCGCCGCGACCGCACCCAGCAGCGCCGTGGGCACCGCCAGACAGACCGAGATGGGCAGCGTCCAGCTTTCATACTGCGCGGCAAGCACCAGGTAAACGAGCACGATCGCCAACCCGAAAATCACCGCCGTGCCGCCCTGCGCGATCTTCTCCTGATAAGAGAGGTCCGTCCAGTCGTAGCCAAAGGCCGCGGGCAAATTCTTCTCCGCCATGTTTTCAATGACCTCCATCGCATCACCCGAGCTGAAACCCGGTGCTGGACTCCCCAGGATTTTCACCGACGGATACATGTTGTAACGGGTGATCGTTTGCGGGCCGAGCGTCTCCTGCACATCGATGAAGTTCGCCAGCGGAGCCATCTCGCCGCTCGGCGTTTTGATCTCCAGCTTGCCGATGTCTCCGGGCTGCGCGCGATAATCACTGCCAGCCTGCGCATAGACTTTGAACACGCGGCCAAAGTCGGTATAGTCGTTAATGTAATTCGAGCCGAGGTAAGTCTGGAGCGCACCCCAAATGCTACCCAGCGGAATGCCGCGATTCATGACTTGCTCGCGGTTCACGTCGATAAACAACTGCGGGACATTCGCACGGAACGGCGTGTACATGCCTGTGAGCGCGGTCTGGGCGTTACCGGCCTCGATCACGTAATCGGCGGTTTGCTGCAATGCCTGCAGCCCGACACCCTGCCGGTCCTCCAGCATGAAGGTAAAGCCGCCGCTCAGGCCCAAGCCCGGCAGCGAAGGCACGGGGAAGCTGAACGCCAAGGCATCCTGCAACTTGCTGAGGCGCTGATTGAGCGCTCCAATAATCATCGACTGATGCTCCTCGGGTGGGCGCTCGGACCAGTCTTTAAAGACCACCACCGCGAAGCCGGTGTTTGAGGCAACGGCACCGTCGATCAGCGAATAACCGGAAATCGTCAGGTAGCGGGCGACGCCGGGAATATCCTCCACGACACCATCCACCTGCTCCATCACGGCGCGGGTGCGGTCAAGTGCGGAGGCCTCGGGCAGTTGCACACTCGTCAGGCAGTAGCCCTCGTCTTCCTGCGGCACGAAACCACCGGGCAGATTAATGAAGCCCCAACCCGAGAGAACCACGAGGCCTACAAAGACCACAATGCCGATCGCCGCCTTGCGCAGCGCAAACTTTACCACGCCATGGTAGCCGCTGGTGGTCGAATCCATGCCACGATTGAAGAGGCGGAAGAACCATGGTGTCTTGCCGCTGGACTTCTTGAGCAGCACACCGCAGAGCGCCGGGCTGAGGGTGAGCGCGTTGATGGAGCTAAAGACCGTCGCGATGGCAATCGTCAGCGCGAACTGGCGGAACAGTGTGCCGGAAATACCGCTCATGAACGCTGTCGGGATAAACACCGCCAGCAACACAAGCGTCGTCGCAACGACCGGCCCGGTCACGTCGACCATCGTCTTCATGGCGGCCTCCTTCGGGCTCATGCCATGCTCCTCGATGTTGATCGTGCAGTTTTCCACGACGACGATGGCGTCGTCCACCACGATACCGATCACCAGCACCAGGCCAAACAAAGTCAGCGTGTTAATCGAAAAGCCCATCACCGCCATGACCGCAAAGGTGCCGATCAGCGACACGGGAATCGTCATCGAGGGAATCAGGGTCGCGCGGAAATTTTGCAGGAAAACATAGACCGTGAACACCACAAGCAACAGCGTGATGAACAGCGTCTCGACCACCTCGGAAATCGACGCGCGGATGGCCACGCTGTCGTCATAAACGATGTCGTAGGATACGCCCTGGGGAAAATTCTTTGAGAGCTCCACGAGCTTGGCTTTCACACCGTCGACAACGTTGATCGCGTTGGCACCGGGTATCTGGTAAATCGCAAAAGCGGCGCAGTCCTTCCCGTTGAAGCTGGATGCGAGGCGATACGACTCCGAGCCGATCTCGACCCGCGCCACGTCCTTGATACGCAGCGCACCGCCATCACTCGTTGAGCGAATAATGATTTCCTGAAATTCCTCGGGGTCGACGAGGCGTCCCTGCACATTGACCGTTAGCTGAAACGGCTGGTCCTTGGGGGCGGGTGGTTCCCCGATCGAACCGGCGGCCACCTGCACATTCTGCTGCTGCACGGCGGCAACGATTTCATCAACGGACACCTTGCGGGTCGTCATTTTCTGCGGGTCGAGCCAAATGCGCATGGCGTATTTACCCACGCCGAAGGTCTGCACCTCACCAACGCCGTTGACGCGGGCCACTTCGTCCTTGATGCGTAATTCAAGGTAGTTGGACAGGAAAACGTCGTCATAAGAGCCGTCGGGCGAGGTCAGCGCCACATACATGTTGGCGACTGAAGACTTCTTTTTGACCGTGACCCCCATCCGCTGGACCTCTTGCGGCAGCTGTGACTGCGCCTTGGAAACGCGGTTCTGGGTGAGAACGTTCGACATGTCCTGATCCACACCGGACTCGAAGGTGACGGTAAGGCTCATCGTGCCGTCGTTCGCCGACACGCTGGACATATAAATCATGTTTTCGACGCCGTTGACCTCCTGCTCGATGGGCGAGGCCACCGTCTCGGCGACCGTTTGCGCATTGGCACCGGGATAGACCGCGGAAATCGTCACCTGCGGCGGGGCGATCTCCGGGTAGCGCTCGATCGGCAGCGAAATGAGCGCAAACGCGCCCAGCAGCATGATCACAATAGAAATGACCGCAGCAAAGATCGGCCGGCGAATGAAGAAGTGGCTGAACATCGGATTATTCCGGTTGTGGGACGGCCTGTTCTTCGATTTTGACCGGGGCACCCGGGCGGGCGCGCTGGATGCCGTTGACGATCAATTTTTCCCCGGCTTCCAATCCCTCCTCCAAGATAATGCCCTGCTCCACACGCGGACCCTTCTTGACGTAGCGGATTTCAACGATGTTGTTCTCCCCCACAACGAGCACGAAATCACCCGCCAGGTCCTTTTGGATGACCGTTTCCGGCACAACGATGGCGCTCTCCCGTTTGTTGGCAAAACGCACATTACCGAACAACCCGGGATAGAGCATGCGGTCGGGGTTCGGGAAAACGGCGCGGATCTCGATGGTGCCCGTCTGGGTGTCCACCTGGTTGTCCGCGTAGTCGACCTCGCCTTCATGCTTAAAAATGGAACCGTCCGCCAATTCAAGAGACACCTTGATGCGGGCGTCCTTATTCTTGGCCTTCATGGAGCGGTCGATCTTCTGATATTGCAGAAAAGTCCGCTCATCGACGTTGAAGTAAAAGTAAATCGGGTCGAGGCTCACGACGCGCGCCAGTTGCTGGCTAATGCCCGGCCCGACGAGGTTACCCGGGGAGACAAACTCGCGCGACATCTGCCCGGCAATCGGGGACTTGATCTTCGTATAGCCGACATCCAGCTCGGCTCGCGCGACATCGGCTTTGGCCTGCTCGACACCGCCTTTGGCCAGATCGAGATCCGCCTCAGACTGGAGCATTTCCAGCTCGGAAATCGCCTGCGTTGCGAACAGCTCCTTGTTGCGCTTGTAGGTGGTGTCCGCCAGATCGCGCGAGGCAACGGCGCTGGAGAGCTTGCCCTGCGCGGCCTCGAGATTGGCCTGAAACTCGACGGGATCGATCGTGAACAGCACCTGGCCCTTCTCTACAATCGCTCCGTCCTCAAAATCCTGTGATTCCAGGAAGCCCTGAACGCGGGCCACGATATCCACGACATTGACGGCGGCGGTTTGGCCGGGCATGCTATCGTAAACCGTAACCGCTTGCGGCTCGACATCCTTAACGGAAACCGATGGCGGTGGAGGTTCGGCGAATTCGTTGCGCTTGGGACAGCCAGCCAGAACCAACATCCCAAGCATAGAGATCGATAAAATGTGCAAACGCATAGCAACAGTGTTCTAAACTGATACTTAGCCTGACACAATGCGGACTGCAACCTCCGTTTCGCCTCAATTGCCCTTAAGACTTTTTACCGGGGAGCAAACAGAGCGGGGCGAGAATCAGCGCGCCCAAGACCACCACGGCAATCATGAGCCCTGAAAGCTTGGCACCATACAGCGCCAACAGCGCAACGGCACCGGCCGGAAAAACCAACAACATCGAATACATGCCGTTCCATCCCATGTCATTCAATCGGCGGATGGCCTGAGTCAACAGGATGGACGCCCCCACCACTCCGGTGAGGATGCCCAGGAATACGATCAGGCCGGATAAATGATGATTGGTGTGCAACCACTGATAGATGCCCTCCATCACCAAAACGGATACTGCTGCGATAGCGACAAACGAAATAATGAAGCCGAGCGGCCCACGCTTGCCGCGCATATCGAGGTAGGAATTTATCATAGGGGTAGGATTAGTTTGTCGGAACGCTCACCACCGCGTCATTGGAATAGTTCGAAGTGCCGCCCGTTGACACTGCACGAACGCGGTAGGTGTAGGTATTACCTGGAGAAGCAGTATCGTCCTCAAAGCGGAAGTTGCCATTGGACGATGCGTAAAGAACCACCGCAATGATTTCAGCATCATCATTACCCGTCTGACGTTCAATGTGGTATGCGCCATTAAGAGCAGCATTAGACTCAGAATATACCTGTGGGCCCGTCCAATTCAAAACGACATGCTGGAATTCGCCGTCGAAATAAAAGAGACTGCCCAGGAGATTGGTCGGATCGCCAGTCGGTGCTTGTGAAGTCGGGGTAATGAGCAAGCGCATGAAGCGGCTTCCATTGTATGGGACCTCATCACGCACCGTAACCCGTGCCGTGTAAACTTGCTGGACGGAGCTGACGTTACCCTCAACGGCCATCACGAGTGGGTCGTATAGGAGACCATTGAAACCTGTAAGGCTTCGCTCACCCTGAATTTCGTTATATGGAGGCGATATCGTGGTAATCGTCGACAAGTTGTTTGGATCATCACCAGCCTGAACATCGATGCGGAAGTCCGATGCGCGGGTATTGAAATCAAAGCTCATGACAAGGAACTCATCGTCACCGAAGGGCTCGACGTCATAACTCAGAAGGCCGTTGCTATAATCCGGGCGATATAAAACCGGCAACTCTTGTCCCGCAGGTGATGGCGTCGGGTTCAACCCGAGAGCGTATGACATAAAACTCGTCTGATTCGGAAAGCCCGGGAGCAGGGACACATTTGGATCCGTGAGACTGTCGTCACCAGGGGCCACAATGACATAGTCGCTGAAAGCAGGCTGGCCCGTATAAAGTCCAAAGTTTTCAAAAAACGCAAAGGCCACTTGTCCTTGCGCATTAACAATCCCATAAGGCACTGGCACGATATTGAAATCGGTGTTGAAGAAGAAGGTGTTCGTCTCACTGGATTCCAGAATGTCATCGTTGATATCTACAGTCGCGATGAAGTAATAATAGTATTTGTTCATCTCGTAGAGATTCTCATAAATTTCATTCGAATCTTCCGGTTCATCGGCATTAACAGCGCCAATGCCAACGAGCACTTCTAGCACGGTGGGTAAGTCGAACTGATGAATAATACTCGTAGTGCCGCCATTGGGATATTGGGCGCTTACTTCCGGTAAGAACAAGCTTTGCTCGACGGGCTCATAGATCTTGATGGGCAATTCGTTAGTGAATTCATCGCTGGTCTTAAGCCGCGCGTAGAGCCCCAACTGAACCGAGAAAGTATCCGATTCCGTAATCGTGCCTAAACCGATATTAGTAATATCGTAAGTGATGTAGGCTGGTTGCTCCGGATGGTAAGGATACGTGCTCGACAGTGTCCTTTCATTGCGGATCACCAGATTTGGCGCACGCACGATGATAAAGCCCGGGCCTTGCGTCGAGGTGTTGTTCGACAGAGTGAATTCACCAACCGTCGTCGACGCATCAAACTGCAGCAGA
This window harbors:
- a CDS encoding LON peptidase substrate-binding domain-containing protein, which produces MTAEINIPRELPVMTLSNTVFFPHAMLPLYIFEPRYRQMLENVLSGDRLFVVAREDELRGQTTGEFEPPYPVATVGVVRASHREDDGASHLILQGLSRVRFVRIVSEQPYRVAEFEPLSTTGDDAEHLSCYQSKLSAAVTLHQQLTKQDPEEMYDFLAELKDPQTYVDLVSYTLCQDIDTKQQLLETLDARRRFQRLLDYLHRENQQLQLEKQLRGHLQEDRLDRN
- a CDS encoding TolC family protein; its protein translation is MSLKNWFHALLRLVCLGLLSSTVSYAQSPDVTVEEAPPTLTIAIVRDGPSYILDAMIEAVKKETTALLKSKHTVVFREDADFNANWFPGGARLALKRALDDPSIDMVILQGYFSLEEAASGALTLNKPCIGAYVQDPKIVAPFIKNGRSQIENLSVIVSDISLQDDVKKFHDLVGFDKVLYAVTDAYLNDVKEDGQIAALLNKMDTDLGITHGFIPLSATAADSLRATPDRAEAVFFFPPLRFPSEDQLEDYITGINARAIPTFAMTGESGVAEGFLFGTMPDLRTQLARRAALNIKELLEGRTSTQIDALFRVEKKLYVNIVTASGINFDLPTDMLFDAVLIGGEAPQINAVPLTLVQAVELAIKANYELRARREDTEAVYEAQRQALSQMLPQVNAVYQYTRNNDAAARDSLGTIPRQSNSVGIGVSQMVYDDDIVTGYRISEQESYVAQYQEQSLESDVIQVSSVAYLRYLTAKSILAIAKENLDVTRTNLGLARVRLDVGTSGPEEVYRFEAAEASDRATVALAESQVQTALTSLNRVMGQDDLATTWDAEQIGLSSDAFDTTSRRVVELLTSEARSQRFRLFSMQYAMSHAPELEVADRRVTAQELSLGAAKRSFLVPDVGVNFNYLNTFQQDTYESLPGSANTPKDEWQFVFQASIPIFEGGNRVFNVLRQKALVRGREYDRSLTRQIIEERVLVSLYSLSSSYSDIRFSRIAADRAQKNLDIVTEKYRVGRVSIVDLLDAQNQAFVQKQNEVLSTYGFLEDLVDYMRAINWFEFLSTPEQQDMWLNSVKSFIEPSRPRTTTTVAPQ
- a CDS encoding FkbM family methyltransferase, which codes for MSLNHDTNTNQSYAQWGEDRLVWDFFGHQAKGVFLEIGANHPTLLSQTYLLEQQGWTGVLIEPQRECYELLVAQRPGSQAFRCAVTSPEGVGQAYMKIPPRELGGHVMAEVVTERVENDNHCYEEIALRTINDVLAEAKVGAIDFMSIDIEGLEVPAMQGFDFAKYRPKLILIEDHLEDLGRHRFLVGKGYRFVHRLGSNNWYVPADFSDFTLENPISRFEYIRKFHLSMPFRKLRIGLKRLRGKA
- a CDS encoding tetratricopeptide repeat protein; the encoded protein is MNRPPKKKKTHQDGLVEDPRFSREELENAAPQQPKAEGDDRNLVEIDDAFAEADIEDRAWLYWQRNKGTIIAAIVIAILGVVGVNTWKLMQDNQTAALQEEYSQSLGDAEKLQSFGAANSDTTLGGIALLKTADDKYAAGDYQAAIGFYQQSLTPLKDTIIVGRASLGQGMAQIKAGQIDAGKVTLTKLIESTSVLTAIRAEAALEVAQLELAAGNRDAAKALLERVTQMEDITFWKSMAEGLIRSEKLGSTESQASPSL
- a CDS encoding rhomboid family intramembrane serine protease is translated as MRDRAPIRHVDYFWWSFWIFVGAFLIQNMLGVWLNMAGFLYEWFALSPANVGQGKVWTIFTYSLMHRDLSHFFYNGLIFFLAGRWLSRELAPKRYLHLILGSVFLGGLVWLVLHTVLGSSVVREIPVIGFSAGTSGLLMAMLLIWPREKIEFLLFFVLPVSFRTRSLIYVLLGIEVLGFVFVELALLLGFTPMLRDSSIAFSAHLGGALAGYLFYRMLQRPTPIFESVAKKVSIEPAKWTKKRTRASTGKFKVNLTNRKDLRLEVDRILDKINKEGFQSLNDEEKKVLDDAGDLLKK